Proteins encoded by one window of Synechococcus sp. WH 7805:
- the aroC gene encoding chorismate synthase: MGSSFGTLFRISTFGESHGGGVGVILEGCPPRLELDLVAIQAELDRRRPGQSKITTPRKEADQVEILSGVMDGITLGTPIAMVVRNKDQRPQDYKEVEVAFRPSHADATYQAKYGIQARSGGGRASARETIGRVAAGAIARQILQRSHGTEVVAWVKRIHDLEAEVDASAVTREAVEANIVRCPDATMAERMIERIEAIGQEGDSCGGLIECVVRRPPVGLGMPVFDKLEADLAKAVMSLPATKGFEIGSGFAGTLLKGSQHNDAFLPSDDGRLRTASNNSGGIQGGISNGEPIVIRVAFKPTATIRKEQQTINDRGEATTLAAKGRHDPCVLPRAVPMVEAMVNLVLADHLLRQQGQCSLW, translated from the coding sequence ATGGGCAGCAGTTTCGGCACCCTGTTCCGCATCAGCACCTTCGGCGAGTCCCATGGCGGCGGCGTGGGGGTGATCCTTGAAGGATGCCCGCCAAGACTGGAACTGGACCTGGTGGCCATTCAGGCTGAACTCGATCGGAGACGCCCTGGGCAAAGCAAGATCACCACACCCCGAAAGGAAGCCGACCAGGTGGAGATCCTCAGCGGTGTGATGGATGGGATCACCCTTGGCACACCGATCGCCATGGTGGTGCGCAACAAAGATCAACGTCCGCAGGATTACAAGGAAGTGGAGGTCGCCTTCCGCCCCTCCCATGCCGACGCCACTTATCAGGCGAAGTATGGGATTCAGGCCCGCAGCGGTGGAGGGAGAGCCTCGGCCCGGGAAACCATCGGACGAGTGGCGGCTGGAGCCATTGCCCGGCAGATACTGCAGCGATCCCATGGCACAGAGGTTGTGGCCTGGGTGAAACGCATCCACGATCTGGAGGCCGAGGTGGACGCCAGTGCCGTGACGCGTGAAGCCGTGGAGGCCAACATCGTGCGTTGCCCGGACGCGACGATGGCTGAACGGATGATCGAACGGATCGAAGCGATCGGACAGGAAGGTGACTCCTGCGGTGGCTTGATCGAATGTGTCGTGAGAAGGCCGCCCGTTGGCCTCGGAATGCCAGTGTTCGACAAGCTGGAAGCGGATCTGGCCAAAGCCGTGATGTCCCTGCCCGCCACCAAAGGCTTCGAAATCGGCTCAGGCTTCGCCGGCACCCTGCTTAAAGGAAGCCAGCACAATGACGCTTTTCTTCCCAGTGACGACGGAAGGCTGCGCACGGCCTCCAACAATTCCGGGGGAATCCAAGGAGGCATCAGCAACGGTGAGCCGATCGTGATCCGCGTGGCCTTCAAACCAACTGCAACGATTCGCAAGGAACAGCAGACCATCAACGACCGTGGCGAAGCCACCACCCTTGCCGCCAAAGGGAGGCACGACCCTTGCGTCCTGCCGAGGGCCGTTCCGATGGTGGAAGCGATGGTGAATCTCGTTCTGGCCGATCATCTACTGAGACAGCAGGGCCAATGCAGTTTGTGGTGA
- a CDS encoding bifunctional 4-hydroxy-2-oxoglutarate aldolase/2-dehydro-3-deoxy-phosphogluconate aldolase has product MPNTSDPSEWLISSLTDQPLLVVLRPGSNDYQNTFESTRLCHQLDQLVGAGVLHVELAWAVHPRWPTLVDAIRARYPEVRLGAASVSTLPALQQVANLGLGYAMSPLLDPELQSKARDLCCVLVPGVMTPSEIRSAQALGCSLVKLFPASVLGVDYRRQISAPMGDLPFMIAAGGLRCTDLIPWLAAGYNAVALGRTVFVDDALDPGMKPWLGG; this is encoded by the coding sequence TTGCCGAATACGTCTGATCCTTCGGAGTGGCTGATCAGCTCATTAACCGATCAGCCCCTGCTAGTCGTTCTGCGACCAGGATCCAACGACTACCAAAACACCTTTGAGAGCACCCGCCTCTGCCATCAGTTGGATCAGCTGGTAGGGGCGGGTGTTTTGCATGTTGAGCTGGCCTGGGCGGTTCATCCCCGTTGGCCCACGCTCGTTGACGCGATCAGGGCGCGTTACCCAGAAGTCAGGCTGGGTGCGGCATCCGTGTCCACACTGCCGGCTCTGCAACAGGTCGCCAACCTGGGTCTTGGTTATGCCATGTCTCCACTTCTGGATCCCGAGTTGCAGTCCAAGGCGAGAGATTTGTGCTGTGTTCTGGTTCCTGGAGTCATGACGCCCTCTGAGATTCGATCAGCCCAAGCGCTTGGCTGCAGCTTGGTGAAGCTCTTCCCGGCTTCGGTACTCGGCGTCGACTATCGGCGTCAGATCTCGGCTCCCATGGGTGATCTCCCGTTCATGATTGCTGCCGGTGGACTGCGATGCACCGATCTGATTCCTTGGTTGGCTGCCGGCTACAACGCCGTCGCTCTGGGCCGGACCGTGTTCGTCGACGATGCCCTGGATCCTGGGATGAAGCCGTGGCTCGGTGGATGA
- the ftsH3 gene encoding ATP-dependent zinc metalloprotease FtsH3, with the protein MNKRWRNVGLYVLLVVVVIVVGTAFLDRPDPAATAQNLRYSDFVEQVQEDQVSRVLLSPDRGTAQVVATDGRRSEVNLAPDKDLLKMLTDHNVDIAVQPSRQPGAWQQAASSLIFPVLLLGGLFFLFRRAQSGGGGGNPAMNFGKSKARVQMEPSTQITFGDVAGIEGAKLELTEVVDFLKNPDRFTAVGAKIPKGVLLVGPPGTGKTLLAKAVAGEAGVPFFSISGSEFVEMFVGVGASRVRDLFEQAKKNAPCIVFIDEIDAVGRQRGAGLGGGNDEREQTLNQLLTEMDGFEGNTGIIIVAATNRPDVLDAALMRPGRFDRQVVVDRPDYAGRLQILNVHARGKTLSKDVDLDKVARRTPGYTGADLSNLLNEAAILAARRDLSEVSNDEISDAIERVMAGPEKKDRVMSERRKRLVAYHEAGHALVGALMPDYDPVQKISIIPRGNAGGLTFFTPSEERMESGLYSRTYLQNQMAVALGGRVAEEIVYGEDEVTTGASNDLQQVAQVARQMVTRFGMSDKLGPVALGRSQGGMFLGRDIAAERDFSEDTAATIDEEVSDLVDVAYKRATKVLVSNRSVLDEIAEMLVEQETVDAEELQELLIRSDVRVAEYV; encoded by the coding sequence TTGAACAAGCGATGGCGCAACGTAGGGCTTTATGTCCTGTTAGTAGTCGTGGTGATCGTGGTCGGAACGGCTTTCCTTGACCGTCCAGATCCCGCGGCGACGGCTCAAAACCTCCGTTACAGCGATTTCGTTGAGCAGGTTCAGGAGGATCAGGTCAGTCGAGTTCTGCTCTCTCCCGATCGCGGAACAGCACAGGTTGTGGCAACTGATGGCCGTCGATCTGAAGTGAATCTGGCTCCAGACAAGGATCTGCTCAAGATGCTCACGGATCACAACGTGGACATCGCTGTTCAGCCGTCCAGGCAACCGGGAGCCTGGCAACAGGCTGCTTCGAGCTTGATCTTTCCGGTTCTTCTGCTTGGAGGTCTTTTCTTTCTCTTCCGCCGCGCTCAATCCGGTGGTGGCGGTGGGAACCCGGCCATGAATTTCGGCAAAAGCAAGGCCCGAGTTCAAATGGAACCCTCCACTCAGATCACGTTTGGAGATGTGGCTGGAATCGAGGGAGCCAAGCTTGAATTGACTGAGGTGGTGGATTTCCTCAAGAACCCTGATCGCTTTACTGCGGTTGGCGCCAAGATTCCGAAGGGTGTCCTGCTCGTTGGCCCTCCCGGAACTGGCAAAACGCTGCTCGCCAAGGCTGTGGCTGGTGAAGCTGGCGTTCCGTTCTTCTCCATCTCCGGTTCGGAGTTTGTGGAAATGTTTGTGGGTGTCGGTGCCAGCCGCGTTCGTGATCTGTTCGAGCAGGCCAAGAAAAATGCCCCTTGCATCGTCTTCATTGATGAAATCGATGCGGTTGGCCGCCAGCGTGGCGCTGGTCTCGGTGGAGGTAACGATGAGCGCGAACAGACGCTGAATCAGCTGCTCACCGAAATGGATGGTTTCGAGGGCAACACGGGGATCATCATCGTCGCTGCCACGAACCGTCCCGATGTGCTGGACGCAGCACTGATGCGTCCAGGCCGTTTCGACCGGCAGGTTGTCGTGGACCGTCCTGACTACGCCGGTCGTCTGCAGATTCTCAACGTGCATGCCCGAGGTAAGACCCTCTCGAAGGACGTCGATCTCGACAAAGTGGCGCGCCGCACCCCTGGCTACACCGGTGCTGATCTTTCCAATCTTCTGAATGAGGCTGCAATTCTTGCGGCCCGCCGCGATCTCAGTGAGGTGAGTAACGATGAAATCAGCGATGCCATTGAACGGGTGATGGCCGGTCCTGAGAAAAAAGACCGTGTAATGAGCGAACGTCGCAAGCGTCTGGTGGCTTACCACGAAGCTGGTCACGCCCTGGTTGGAGCGCTGATGCCCGATTACGACCCTGTTCAGAAGATTTCGATCATTCCCCGAGGCAATGCTGGTGGACTGACGTTCTTCACCCCCAGCGAGGAAAGGATGGAGTCAGGTCTGTATTCACGCACCTACCTCCAAAATCAGATGGCCGTGGCACTCGGTGGTCGGGTGGCCGAGGAAATCGTCTATGGGGAGGACGAGGTCACAACTGGAGCCTCCAACGACCTCCAGCAGGTGGCTCAGGTTGCCCGCCAAATGGTGACCCGTTTCGGCATGAGTGACAAACTCGGTCCGGTCGCTCTGGGCCGATCCCAGGGTGGGATGTTCCTGGGTCGGGACATCGCCGCTGAGCGTGATTTTTCTGAGGACACTGCTGCCACGATCGATGAAGAGGTGTCTGATCTGGTCGATGTCGCTTACAAGCGCGCGACCAAGGTGCTCGTCAGCAATCGGAGTGTTCTCGACGAGATCGCAGAGATGCTTGTGGAGCAGGAAACTGTTGATGCAGAAGAATTGCAAGAGCTTCTGATCCGCAGTGACGTCCGGGTTGCCGAATACGTCTGA
- the sat gene encoding sulfate adenylyltransferase encodes MTASTTSTQSSGVIAPYGGTLVDLMVPESDRASVKASATTSVECSDRNACDVELLIVGGFSPERGFMHQADYAAVVEGHRTTSGHLFGLPIVMDTDRDDVTVGDKVLLTYKGQDLAVLTVEDKWEPDKVVEAKGCYGTTSLEHPAVRMIATERRRFYLGGVIQGLELPKRVFPCKTPAEVRAGLPAGEDVVAFQCRNPIHRAHYELFTRALDASNVSEKAVVLVHPTCGPTQQDDIPGAVRFQTYERLAAEVDNPRIRWAYLPYAMHMAGPREALQHMIIRRNYGCTHFIIGRDMAGCKSSLTGDDFYGAYDAQNFAKECAPELTMETVPSLNLVYTEEEGYVTAEHAEARGLHVRKLSGTQFRKMLRSGEEIPEWFAFRSVVEVLRAS; translated from the coding sequence ATGACTGCCAGCACCACCTCAACACAGTCCTCAGGCGTGATTGCCCCCTATGGAGGGACCCTGGTTGATCTGATGGTGCCTGAGTCCGATCGGGCTTCTGTGAAAGCTTCAGCAACCACAAGTGTCGAATGCTCCGACCGCAACGCCTGCGACGTGGAGCTCCTCATCGTCGGTGGCTTCTCTCCTGAGCGCGGATTCATGCATCAGGCGGACTATGCCGCTGTTGTGGAAGGTCATCGCACGACCTCAGGTCATCTGTTCGGCCTGCCAATCGTCATGGACACCGATCGAGACGATGTGACGGTCGGAGACAAGGTGCTGCTCACCTACAAGGGTCAGGATCTTGCCGTTCTCACGGTTGAGGACAAGTGGGAGCCCGACAAGGTTGTGGAGGCAAAAGGCTGCTATGGCACCACATCCCTCGAGCATCCCGCAGTTCGGATGATTGCTACGGAACGCCGCCGCTTCTATCTCGGAGGGGTGATTCAGGGGCTTGAGCTCCCGAAGCGGGTGTTTCCCTGCAAGACCCCTGCGGAAGTGCGTGCCGGGTTGCCTGCTGGTGAAGACGTGGTCGCCTTCCAGTGCCGCAATCCCATCCACCGTGCTCACTACGAACTGTTCACGCGAGCTTTGGATGCCAGCAATGTGAGTGAGAAGGCCGTGGTGCTGGTTCATCCCACATGCGGTCCCACCCAGCAGGACGACATCCCCGGTGCGGTTCGGTTCCAGACCTATGAACGTCTTGCTGCTGAGGTGGACAATCCGCGCATTCGTTGGGCCTATCTCCCCTATGCCATGCACATGGCAGGACCTCGTGAAGCCCTGCAGCACATGATTATCCGCCGCAACTACGGCTGCACTCACTTCATCATTGGGCGCGATATGGCTGGTTGCAAGTCATCACTGACCGGAGATGACTTCTATGGCGCGTATGACGCACAGAACTTCGCTAAGGAATGTGCGCCGGAACTCACGATGGAGACGGTTCCATCCCTCAACTTGGTCTACACAGAGGAAGAGGGTTACGTGACGGCCGAACACGCCGAAGCCCGTGGTCTGCACGTGAGGAAACTCAGCGGCACGCAGTTCCGCAAGATGCTTCGCAGTGGTGAGGAGATTCCGGAATGGTTCGCGTTCCGTAGCGTGGTCGAGGTTCTGCGAGCCTCCTGA
- the psbO gene encoding photosystem II manganese-stabilizing polypeptide — MRFRPLLALVLAFCLTVVTACSGGAQAVERSNVTYDDIRNTGKANDCPTLSDSARGSIALTPGADYELRGICMHPTQVFVKGEPANKRQEAQFVEGKILTRYTSSLDEVYGTLEVGEDSLTFTEEGGIDFQPITVLIPGGEEFPFTFSSKSLSASANGAAITTSTDFDGTYRTPSYRTSNFIDPKGRALTTGVDYPQGLIGLGGDYKELETENVKRYIDGQGVMSMSITKVDPETGEFAGVFSAIQPSDSDMGGREIVDVKINGELYGRLEEA; from the coding sequence ATGCGCTTCCGTCCTCTGCTGGCCCTGGTGCTGGCCTTCTGTCTCACGGTTGTCACCGCCTGCAGCGGCGGTGCACAGGCCGTTGAACGTTCCAATGTCACTTACGACGACATCCGCAATACGGGTAAGGCCAACGACTGCCCAACCCTTTCAGACTCGGCTCGCGGTTCCATTGCGCTGACCCCTGGTGCTGATTACGAGCTCAGAGGGATCTGCATGCACCCCACGCAAGTCTTCGTTAAGGGTGAGCCTGCCAACAAACGACAAGAAGCACAATTTGTCGAAGGCAAAATCCTCACGCGCTACACCTCCAGTCTCGATGAGGTTTACGGCACACTTGAAGTCGGAGAAGACAGCCTGACCTTCACGGAAGAAGGTGGCATTGATTTTCAGCCGATCACTGTGCTGATTCCCGGAGGTGAAGAGTTTCCCTTCACGTTCTCCAGTAAGAGTCTGAGTGCCTCGGCCAACGGTGCCGCGATTACAACCAGCACTGATTTCGACGGAACATATCGGACCCCCAGCTACCGCACGAGCAACTTCATTGATCCCAAGGGCCGCGCTCTCACAACTGGTGTGGACTACCCACAAGGACTGATTGGCCTGGGTGGCGACTACAAGGAGCTGGAGACCGAGAACGTCAAGCGTTACATCGATGGTCAAGGTGTCATGAGTATGTCCATCACCAAAGTTGATCCTGAAACCGGAGAATTCGCCGGAGTCTTCTCAGCCATTCAGCCTTCAGACTCCGATATGGGTGGCCGTGAAATCGTTGATGTGAAGATCAATGGTGAGCTCTACGGTCGACTCGAGGAAGCCTGA